Proteins from one Oscillospiraceae bacterium genomic window:
- a CDS encoding zinc ribbon domain-containing protein, translating into MKICQNCSAIYTDDALFCGRCGSKLPEFAHPDSEVHSETGTILAAAVSFLTAAVVICASAVMILRLHKDFRKLALTPPVSTGELESPLTGLPNDTNTDSPVVLDPPSTGEAVLPASYISIDDICGEWEINYEVTDIKPAEVISTVADCLGGLFGGAVKKTDLPERIDGKALLKITNTNNDSTEAVLTIPGTEKEIIVYFKCTYLYDNKSESGMLSLNYDIKKNGIGKSIAETAVFSALSAELMFTRYADDSICCEGNYTAKTVYADFMLGYNGSAVY; encoded by the coding sequence ATGAAAATATGTCAAAATTGTTCGGCAATCTATACCGATGACGCATTGTTTTGCGGGAGATGCGGATCAAAACTGCCGGAATTTGCACATCCTGATTCCGAAGTACATTCTGAAACGGGAACTATCCTTGCGGCCGCTGTTTCATTCCTGACGGCCGCGGTAGTAATATGCGCATCCGCAGTGATGATTCTGCGCTTGCACAAGGATTTTAGAAAGCTTGCTTTGACACCTCCGGTATCGACGGGAGAACTCGAAAGCCCTTTAACCGGCCTTCCAAATGATACAAATACAGATTCGCCTGTTGTATTGGATCCGCCGTCAACAGGTGAAGCTGTTTTGCCCGCATCGTATATTTCAATCGATGATATATGCGGCGAATGGGAAATTAATTATGAGGTCACAGACATAAAGCCGGCAGAGGTTATATCTACTGTTGCGGATTGCTTGGGAGGTTTATTCGGCGGAGCAGTTAAAAAAACGGATCTTCCGGAACGTATTGACGGAAAAGCTCTTTTAAAGATAACCAACACGAACAACGACAGTACTGAAGCTGTTCTGACTATTCCCGGAACTGAAAAAGAAATAATAGTATATTTTAAATGCACTTATCTATATGATAACAAATCGGAATCAGGAATGCTTTCTTTGAATTATGATATAAAAAAGAACGGTATTGGAAAAAGCATCGCTGAAACCGCTGTTTTTTCAGCGCTTTCCGCAGAACTTATGTTCACACGTTATGCCGATGACTCTATATGCTGCGAAGGAAATTATACGGCAAAAACTGTTTACGCAGACTTTATGCTAGGATATAACGGATCTGCAGTATATTAA
- a CDS encoding DNA topoisomerase, translated as MTLIIAEKPSLARNIASAVESMTGKNTMTRIGYIECGQYLITYALGHLFSLADVEYYSPAPEGKSGWSMNNLPCFPKNFEYMLRDDKGVIKQFGIIRSLCLRDDVDSLVNAGDSDREGEIIIRTCVGKALPKGHGKIFNRLWLPDQTPETIKKALMEMKPESEYDRLAAEGYARTFIDWLYGINLTRYATLRTGAFLRVGRVIIPIVKAVYDRDMAIKNFVSEKYYSPLSKEITGGEEIELLSRKKFDASSLADAQKLCARYNMFGAVVSSVKKKRGTISPGKLFSLTKLQNFLGKKYKMSMETSLAALQKLYEAGYVTYPRTNSEYLATAEKDKIKTIISNIAGIGYPVEFKDTKNIFDDTKIEAHSALTPTFRIPDKNKLEENEQKVYSAIFRRFVAVFCSEECAVDRTEIKITVGDPAASGEDAGEEFILKGTVVIKPGWTKYDDGGASDKLLPPFKKGDTVNIDFKPAEKETSPPKHYTIETLNNYLKNPFKKEIEEKTLDTSVLSVSDEAVSDDDTEDYRAIFEGLELGTEATRTGIINNAVKSKYIKLNKDVYTILPDGIYLMEAMARLGIGMDKYKTASLGRALKKVYRGEMRIAESVAFASSEISEVFSSAPSGLSDTDVFDGFFGDIAGKCPLCGRDVIRTRYGYGCSGYKEGCKFHIGGTICGRVISLSNARLLLETGHTAKITGFVSRKTGKTFCASLCLKEGKAVFDFSSALPSQNVIQAEE; from the coding sequence ATGACACTTATAATTGCCGAAAAGCCGAGTCTTGCGCGTAATATCGCATCAGCGGTGGAATCGATGACCGGAAAAAACACTATGACACGGATCGGATATATAGAATGCGGGCAATATCTGATAACTTACGCTTTGGGACATTTGTTTTCACTGGCGGATGTGGAGTATTACAGTCCCGCGCCGGAAGGGAAGAGCGGATGGTCAATGAATAATTTACCATGCTTTCCTAAAAATTTCGAATATATGCTCCGTGATGACAAAGGTGTAATAAAGCAGTTCGGAATAATCAGATCCCTTTGCCTGCGTGATGATGTCGACAGTCTTGTGAACGCCGGAGACAGTGACCGTGAAGGCGAAATAATTATCAGGACATGCGTCGGAAAAGCTCTTCCGAAGGGGCATGGAAAAATATTTAACAGGTTATGGCTGCCTGATCAAACACCTGAAACTATTAAAAAGGCTCTCATGGAGATGAAACCAGAATCAGAATACGACCGTCTTGCTGCCGAAGGATACGCGAGAACTTTCATTGATTGGCTTTACGGAATAAACCTGACACGCTATGCCACTCTCAGAACAGGCGCATTTTTACGGGTTGGACGCGTTATAATTCCGATAGTTAAGGCTGTATACGACAGAGACATGGCGATAAAGAACTTTGTCTCCGAAAAGTATTATTCCCCTTTGAGCAAAGAAATTACAGGCGGAGAAGAAATTGAGCTTCTTAGCCGTAAAAAATTTGACGCTTCTTCGCTTGCCGATGCCCAAAAGTTGTGTGCCAGGTATAATATGTTCGGAGCCGTCGTGAGCTCCGTTAAAAAAAAGCGGGGCACAATATCTCCCGGAAAGCTTTTTTCACTCACGAAGCTACAGAATTTTCTCGGTAAAAAATATAAAATGAGTATGGAAACAAGCCTTGCCGCTCTACAGAAGCTGTATGAAGCGGGATATGTAACATACCCGAGAACTAACTCGGAATACCTCGCGACAGCGGAAAAAGATAAGATAAAAACGATAATATCAAATATCGCCGGGATTGGATATCCTGTTGAATTCAAGGATACGAAAAATATATTCGACGATACGAAAATTGAGGCACACTCGGCGCTTACGCCGACATTCAGGATTCCCGACAAAAACAAACTGGAAGAAAATGAACAAAAAGTTTACTCGGCAATATTTCGCCGCTTTGTTGCTGTTTTTTGCTCGGAGGAATGCGCCGTAGACAGGACTGAAATTAAAATTACGGTCGGAGATCCCGCTGCGTCAGGAGAGGATGCCGGCGAAGAATTCATACTGAAGGGAACGGTTGTTATAAAGCCGGGCTGGACAAAATATGATGACGGAGGTGCCTCGGACAAGCTGCTTCCGCCGTTTAAAAAGGGTGACACGGTAAATATCGACTTTAAACCGGCAGAAAAAGAAACATCCCCTCCAAAACATTATACGATAGAAACTCTTAATAATTACCTCAAAAATCCTTTTAAAAAAGAAATCGAAGAAAAAACTCTTGATACATCCGTTTTATCGGTCTCGGATGAAGCCGTGTCGGATGATGATACCGAGGATTACCGTGCGATCTTCGAAGGACTTGAACTTGGGACCGAAGCTACGCGTACCGGAATTATTAACAATGCCGTAAAAAGCAAATACATCAAGCTAAACAAGGATGTTTATACGATTCTTCCGGATGGTATATATTTAATGGAAGCAATGGCGAGGCTGGGCATAGGCATGGACAAGTATAAAACGGCTTCTCTCGGTCGCGCTTTAAAAAAGGTATACCGCGGAGAAATGCGTATTGCGGAAAGCGTTGCTTTTGCATCGAGCGAAATATCAGAGGTGTTCTCTTCCGCACCCTCAGGCTTATCGGATACTGACGTATTCGACGGTTTTTTTGGCGACATAGCCGGTAAATGCCCGCTTTGCGGAAGGGATGTTATAAGAACCAGGTACGGTTATGGCTGCTCGGGATATAAGGAAGGCTGTAAATTTCACATTGGCGGCACAATATGCGGACGCGTCATATCTTTGTCAAACGCCCGACTTCTTCTCGAAACAGGTCATACAGCAAAAATCACGGGATTTGTCTCTCGAAAAACCGGTAAAACTTTTTGCGCTTCGCTTTGTCTGAAGGAAGGAAAAGCCGTGTTTGATTTTTCATCGGCTTTACCGTCACAAAACGTAATTCAAGCGGAAGA